A window of the Odocoileus virginianus isolate 20LAN1187 ecotype Illinois chromosome 20, Ovbor_1.2, whole genome shotgun sequence genome harbors these coding sequences:
- the POLR2I gene encoding DNA-directed RNA polymerase II subunit RPB9, with product MEPDGTYEPGFVGIRFCQECNNMLYPKEDKENRILLYACRNCDYQQEADNSCIYVNKITHEVDELTQIIADVSQDPTLPRTEDHPCQKCGHKEAVFFQSHSARAEDAMRLYYVCTAPHCGHRWTE from the exons ATGGAACCCGACGGGACCTACGAGCCCGGCTTCGTGGGTATTCGATTCTGCCAGGAATG TAATAACATGCTTTACCCCAAGGAGGACAAGGAGAACCGCATTCTGCTGTACGCG TGCCGGAACTGTGATTACCAGCAGGAAGCCGACAACAGCTGCATCTACGTCAACAAAATCACGCACGAAGTGGA CGAGCTGACCCAGATCATTGCTGACGTGTCCCAGGACCCCACGTTGCCGCGAACCGAAGATCACCCGTGCCAAAA GTGCGGCCACAAGGAGGCGGTGTTCTTCCAGTCACACAGTGCTCGGGCCGAG GATGCCATGCGCCTTTACTATGTGTGCACGGCCCCGCATTGCGGCCATCGTTGGACCGAGTGA
- the TBCB gene encoding tubulin-folding cofactor B isoform X2, whose translation MELDLYGPDDKFYCKLDQDDALLGSYPVDDGCRIHVIDHSGARLGEYEDMSKVEKYEISQEAYEQRQNSIRSFLKRNKLGRFNEEERAQQEAENSQRLIEEEAQASTIPVGSRCEVRAAGQPPRRGTVMYVGLTDFKPGHWIGVRYDEPLGKNDGSVNGKRYFECQAKYGAFVKPSVVTVGDFPEEDYGLDEM comes from the exons ATGGAATTGGATCTGTATGGACCTGACGACAAGTTCTACTGCAAGCTGGATCAGGATGATGCACTGCTGGGCTCCTACCCCGTAGATGACGGCTGTCGCATCCAT GTCATTGACCACAGCGGTGCCCGCCTTGGGGAGTATGAGGACATGTCCAAGGTGGAGAAATACGAGATCTCACAAGAAGCCTATGAACAGAGGCAAA ACTCAATCCGCTCCTTCCTGAAACGCAACAAGCTAGGTCGATTCAATGAAGAAGAGCGGGCCCAGCAAGAGGCCGAGAATTCCCAGCGCCTTATTGAGGAGGAGGCCCAGGCCAGCACCATCCCTGTGGGCAGCCGCTGTGAGGTGCGGGCAGCTGGGCAGCCCCCTCGCAGGGGCACCGTCATGTATGTAG GACTGACAGATTTCAAACCTGGCCACTGGATCGGCGTCCGCTATGATGAACCACTAGGGAAAAACGATGGCAG CGTGAATGGGAAACGCTACTTTGAATGCCAGGCCAAGTACGGCGCCTTCGTCAAGCCATCAGTTGTGacagtgggggacttccctgaagaGGACTACGGTTTGGATGAGATGTGA
- the TBCB gene encoding tubulin-folding cofactor B isoform X1 yields MEVTGLSAPTVNVFISSSLNSFRSQKRYNRSLTVAEFKCKLQLVVGSPASCMELDLYGPDDKFYCKLDQDDALLGSYPVDDGCRIHVIDHSGARLGEYEDMSKVEKYEISQEAYEQRQNSIRSFLKRNKLGRFNEEERAQQEAENSQRLIEEEAQASTIPVGSRCEVRAAGQPPRRGTVMYVGLTDFKPGHWIGVRYDEPLGKNDGSVNGKRYFECQAKYGAFVKPSVVTVGDFPEEDYGLDEM; encoded by the exons ATGGAGGTGACGGGGTTGTCGGCGCCCACAGTGAACGTGTTCATCAGCAGCTCTCTCAACAGCTTTCGCTCCCAAAAGCGGTACAATCGCAGCCTCACCGTAGCTGAGTTCAAG TGTAAACTACAGCTTGTTGTGGGCAGCCCTGCTTCTTGCATGGAATTGGATCTGTATGGACCTGACGACAAGTTCTACTGCAAGCTGGATCAGGATGATGCACTGCTGGGCTCCTACCCCGTAGATGACGGCTGTCGCATCCAT GTCATTGACCACAGCGGTGCCCGCCTTGGGGAGTATGAGGACATGTCCAAGGTGGAGAAATACGAGATCTCACAAGAAGCCTATGAACAGAGGCAAA ACTCAATCCGCTCCTTCCTGAAACGCAACAAGCTAGGTCGATTCAATGAAGAAGAGCGGGCCCAGCAAGAGGCCGAGAATTCCCAGCGCCTTATTGAGGAGGAGGCCCAGGCCAGCACCATCCCTGTGGGCAGCCGCTGTGAGGTGCGGGCAGCTGGGCAGCCCCCTCGCAGGGGCACCGTCATGTATGTAG GACTGACAGATTTCAAACCTGGCCACTGGATCGGCGTCCGCTATGATGAACCACTAGGGAAAAACGATGGCAG CGTGAATGGGAAACGCTACTTTGAATGCCAGGCCAAGTACGGCGCCTTCGTCAAGCCATCAGTTGTGacagtgggggacttccctgaagaGGACTACGGTTTGGATGAGATGTGA
- the OVOL3 gene encoding putative transcription factor ovo-like protein 3: MPRAFLVRSRRPQPPNWNHLPDQLRGDTYVPGCSNLGGPQAHRTSDPGDSWAAPSQGTLTATPSSPRTLGCPLCPKAFPLQRMLTRHLKCHSPARRHVCHCCGKGFHDAFDLKRHMRTHTGIRPFRCGACGKAFTQRCSLEAHLAKVHGQPASYAYRERREKLHVCEDCGFTSSQPDAFARHRALHRTA, translated from the exons ATGCCCCGTGCCTTTCTGGTCAGGAGTCGGCGTCCACAGCCACCCAACTGGAACCACCTGCCTGACCAGCTCCGGGGAGACACCTATGTCCCAG GCTGCAGCAACCTGGGCGGGCCGCAGGCACACCGGACTTCCGACCCTGGGGACTCTTGGGCAGCG ccctcccaggGTACTCTGACCGCCACCCCTAGTAGCCCCAGGACCCTTGGCTGCCCGCTGTGCCCCAAGGCCTTCCCGTTGCAGCGCATGCTAACCCGGCACCTCAAGTGCCACAGCCCTGCTCGCCGCCACGTATGCCACTGCTGTGGCAAGGGCTTCCATGACGCCTTCGACCTCAAGCGCCACATGAGGACACACACAG GGATCCGGCCGTTCCGCTGTGGAGCTTGTGGAAAAGCATTTACGCAGCGCTGCTCACTTGAAGCACACCTCGCCAAGGTGCACGGGCAGCCGGCCAGCTACGCTTACCGCGAGCGCCGTGAAAAGCTGCACGTGTGCGAGGACTGCGGCTTCACCAGCTCGCAGCCCGACGCCTTTGCGCGGCACCGCGCTCTCCACCGCACTGCCTAG